Genomic segment of Canis lupus dingo isolate Sandy chromosome 9, ASM325472v2, whole genome shotgun sequence:
CCCGGGGAGTGCAGGCATTCGGGACCATCCTGAACCTGGTGCCACTGGCCGAGAGCGTCGTGAAGCTGACAGCCGTGTGCATGGAGTGTTTCCGCGAGGCCGCCTACACCAAGCGACTCGGCTCGGAGAAGGAGGTagcctcccctgcctgcccctgcctgctggggggagggggagtcgGGGGGCGCTGTGCcgccgctccccccacccctgctcagtGCAGGCCCTTTCTGTCCCGGGGCCAGGTTGAGGTGATCGGAGGAGCAGACAAATACCACTCCGTGTGCCGCCTCTGCTACTTCAAGAAGGCGTCTGGCCCGCCCATGGGGCTGGACAGCAGGGAGAACAAGGAGAACGTGCTGGTGCTGGTGCCCGGAAAGCCCGGGGAGGGCAAGGAGGCCACGGGAGTCCGCAAGCTCTTTGCTCCCCAGCACGTCCTGCAGTGCAGCCCCGCCAACTGAggcggcccctgcccctgcccctgcccctgcccctgcccctgccgggTGCAGCCCTccca
This window contains:
- the TK1 gene encoding thymidine kinase, cytosolic isoform X1, with translation MSCINLPTVLPGSPSKTRGQIQVILGPMFSGKSTELMRRVRRFQIAQYKCLVIKYAKDTRYSNSFSTHDRNTMEALPACLLRDVAQEALGVAVIGIDEGQFFPDIVEFSETMANAGKTVIVAALDGTFQRKAFGTILNLVPLAESVVKLTAVCMECFREAAYTKRLGSEKEVASPACPCLLGGGGVGGRCAAAPPTPAQCRPFLSRGQVEVIGGADKYHSVCRLCYFKKASGPPMGLDSRENKENVLVLVPGKPGEGKEATGVRKLFAPQHVLQCSPAN